The following are encoded together in the Cervus elaphus chromosome 30, mCerEla1.1, whole genome shotgun sequence genome:
- the LOC122686610 gene encoding heterogeneous nuclear ribonucleoprotein A3-like yields the protein MEVKPPPGRPQPDSGRRRRRRGEEGHEPKEPEQLRKLFISGLSFETTDDSLREHSEKWGTLTDCVVMRDPQTKRPRGSGFVTHSCVEEADAAMCARPHEADGRAVEPKRAVSREDSGKPGAHLTVKKIFVGGIKEDTEEYNLRDYSEKYGKIETTEVMEDRQSGKKRGFAFVTFDDHDPVDKIVVQKYYTINGHNCEVKKALSKQEMQSAGSQRGRGGGSGNFMGRGGSFGGGGGNFGRGGNFGGRGGYSGGGGGRRGSYGGGDGGYNGFGGDGGNYGGGPGYSSRGGYGGGGPGSGNQGGGCGGGGGGYDGYNEGGNFGGNYGGGGNCNDFGNYSGQQQSNYGPMKGGSFGGRSSGGPYGDGYGSGGGSGGYGSRRF from the coding sequence ATGGAGGTAAAACCGCCGCCCGGTCGCCCCCAGCCGGACTCCggccgtcgccgccgccgccgcggggaGGAGGGTCACGAGCCCAAGGAACCAGAGCAGCTGAGAAAGCTGTTTATCAGTGGTCTGAGCTTTGAAACTACAGAtgatagcttaagagaacattctGAGAAATGGGGCACACTCACAGATTGTGTGGTGATGAGAGACCCCCAAACAAAACGTCCCAGGGGCTCTGGGTTTGTGACTCACTCTTGTGTGGAAGAAGCGGATGCAGCAATGTGTGCCCGGCCACACGAGGCTGATGGGCGTGCAGTGGAGCCAAAGAGAGCTGTTTCTAGAGAGGATTCTGGAAAGCCTGGTGCCCATCTAACAGTGAAGAAAATTTTTGTTGGTGGTATTAAAGAAGATACAGAAGAATATAATTTGAGAGACTACTCTGAAAAGTATGGCAAGATTGAAACCACAGAAGTTATGGAAGACAGGCAGAGTGGAAAAAAGAGAGGATTTGCTTTTGTAACTTTTGATGATCATGATCCAGTTGATAAAATTGTTGTTCAGAAATACTACACTATTAATGGGCATAATTGTGAAGTGAAAAAGGCCCTTTCTAAACAAGAGATGCAATCTGCTGGATCACAAAGAGGTCGTGGAGGTGGATCTGGCAACTTTATGGGTCGTGGGGGAAGCTTTGGAGGTGGTGGAGGTAACTTTGGCCGTGGTGGAAACTTTGGTGGAAGAGGAGGCTatagtggtggaggtggtggcagACGAGGGAGTTATGGAGGAGGTGACGGTGGATACAATGGATTTGGAGGTGATGGTGGCAACTATGGCGGTGGTCCTGGTTATAGTAGTAGAGGAGGTTACGGTGGTGGTGGACCAGGATCTGGAAACCAAGGTGGTGGATGTGGTGGCGGTGGTGGAGGATATGATGGTTACAATGAAGGAGGAAATTTTGGAGGTAACTATGGTGGTGGTGGAAACTGTAATGATTTTGGAAATTACAGTGGACAACAGCAATCAAATTATGGACCCATGAAAGGGGGTAGTTTTGGTGGAAGAAGCTCGGGCGGTCCCTATGGTGATGGTTATGGATCTGGTGGTGGAAGTGGTGGATATGGTAGCAGAAGGTTctaa